A window from Tenrec ecaudatus isolate mTenEca1 chromosome Y, mTenEca1.hap1, whole genome shotgun sequence encodes these proteins:
- the LOC142435663 gene encoding melanoma antigen preferentially expressed in tumors-like, translating into MVHYWAFTKLPLGALLEDCVFQDLILKAALDGLDILLAQNAQHRRCKLKVLDLQLATGTNFWNVWAGAPSNDSEMPSEEPEDTPRRIQMENGPHSRSAVKHQPLTSVEVLTDLWFEETPSDVLLTFLIERVKQMKALPTLCCRKVAFLQPLPQLHILGDILKTVQLDSVQEVEIHGKWDLHSLNPIAPYFAQMGHLQTLFLCEVILGCKDCGKNCNVEQLLAQFTSQFLSLHQLQHLFLDSACLPRGCLIRLLTRLPSPLLTLSLTDCVLLDEDLTYLSLCPCTSLLRTLVLCGVFRPSSSYAFLPGLLEIVSTTLMHLNLAGCGIQDPDLRALQNALGRCSQLVTLVLCGNSVSWDVLQELLQHTPPQCKFLELPVPLHCYVGPQGMLDMDALLPVMEELMVILMPNGVNSVEFCNHRGSNRTSHAILIQMDS; encoded by the coding sequence ATGGTGCACTACTGGGCCTTCACAAAGCTCCCACTTGGGGCTCTGTTGGAGGATTGTGTGTTTCAAGATCTCATCTTAAAGGCTGCACTCGATGGCCTTGACATCCTGCTTGCCCAGAATGCTCAGCacaggagatgcaaactgaaagtgTTGGATTTACAGCTGGCCACTGGCACCAACTTCTGGAATGTCTGGGCTGGAGCCCCATCTAATGACTCTGAGATGCCATCAGAGGAGCCTGAGGACACACCCCGCAGAATTCAGATGGAAAATGGGCCCCATTCCAGATCAGCAGTGAAGCACCAGCCCCTGACCTCCGTGGAGGTGCTCACAGACCTGTGGTTTGAGGAAACTCCCTCAGATgtactgctcaccttcctgattgaaAGGGTCAAGCAGATGAAGGCGCTGCCAACGCTGTGTTGCAGGAAGGTGGCGTTTCTTCAACCTCTCCCACAACTTCACATTCTTGGGGACATCCTGAAGACGGTGCAGCTTGACTCTGTCCAGGAGGTGGAAATTCATGGCAAATGGGACCTGCACAGCCTCAATCCGATTGCTCCTTACTTCGCACAGATGGGTCACCTGCAGACCCTCTTTCTCTGTGAAGTCATCTTGGGTTGCAAGGACTGCGGCAAAAACTGCAACGTGGAGCAACTCCTTGCCCAATTCACCTCTCAGTTCCTCAGTCTGCAtcagctccagcacctcttcctggactctgcctgcctgcccaggggCTGCCTCATCCGGCTGCTCACACGCTTGCCATCTCCCTTGCTGACCCTCAGCCTGACTGATTGTGTGCTTTTGGACGAGGACTTGACTTACCTGTCTTTATGCCCCTGTACCAGCCTCCTAAGGACCCTGGTATTGTGTGGTGTATTCAGGCCTAGCTCAAGTTATGCATTCCTTCCGGGTCTGCTAGAGATTGTCTCCACCACCCTTATGCACCTGAACTTAGCTGGCTGTGGGATCCAGGACCCTGACCTCAGGGCCTTGCAGAATGCACTGGGCCGCTGCTCCCAGCTGGTCACCTTGGTGTTATGTGGAAACTCCGTGTCCTGGGATGTTCTGCAGGAGCTGCTGCAGCACACACCCCCTCAGTGCAAGTTCTTGGAGCTCCCTGTCCCACTGCATTGCTACGTGGGCCCCCAAGGAATGCTGGATATGGATGCTCTCCTTCCTGTGATGGAGGAATTGATGGTGATCCTGATGCCCAACGGAGTCAATTCGGTAGAATTCTGTAACCACAGAGGCAGTAACAGAACATCTCACGCCATCCTCATCCAAATGGACAGCTGA